A genomic stretch from Manduca sexta isolate Smith_Timp_Sample1 unplaced genomic scaffold, JHU_Msex_v1.0 HiC_scaffold_1634, whole genome shotgun sequence includes:
- the LOC119191545 gene encoding ATP-dependent RNA helicase WM6, which translates to MADNDDLLDYEDEEQADQQTADGATEAAPKKEVKGSYVSIHSSGFRDFLLKPEILRAIVDCGFEHPSEVQHECIPQAVLGMDILCQAKSGMGKTAVFVLATLQQLEPSENHVYVLVMCHTRELAFQISKEYERFSKYMSGVKVSVFFGGMPIQKDEEVLKTACPHIVVGTPGRILALVNSKKLNLKHLKHFILDECDKMLESLDMRRDVQEIFRNTPHGKQVMMFSATLSKEIRPVCKKFMQDPMEVYVDDEAKLTLHGLQQHYVKLKENEKNKKLFELLDVLEFNQVVIFVKSVQRCIALAQLLTDQNFPAIGIHRSMTQDERLSRYQQFKDFQKRILVATNLFGRGMDIERVNIVFNYDMPEDSDTYLHRVARAGRFGTKGLAITMVSDENDAKILNEVQDRFDVNITELPEEIELSTYIEGR; encoded by the coding sequence ATGGCAGACAACGATGATCTCCTCGACTACGAAGATGAAGAGCAAGCAGATCAACAGACAGCCGATGGGGCGACAGAAGCGGCGCCAAAGAAAGAGGTTAAGGGCTCTTACGTATCAATACACAGTTCTGGCTTCAGAGATTTCCTACTAAAACCAGAAATATTACGAGCAATTGTCGATTGCGGTTTTGAGCACCCTTCAGAAGTACAGCATGAATGTATACCACAAGCAGTATTGGGTATGGACATCCTGTGCCAAGCCAAGTCTGGTATGGGTAAGACGGCGGTGTTTGTGTTGGCGACGCTACAGCAGCTAGAACCTTCGGAGAACCATGTCTACGTGCTCGTCATGTGCCACACAAGAGAGCTGGCTTTTCAAATCAGCAAGGAATACGAAAGATTCTCCAAATACATGTCAGGAGTGAAAGTGTCGGTGTTTTTCGGCGGAATGCCCATACAGAAAGACGAGGAGGTCCTCAAGACGGCGTGCCCACACATCGTGGTTGGTACACCGGGCAGAATTCTGGCGTTAGTCAACAGTAAGAAGCTTAACCTGAAGCATTTAAAGCACTTCATACTGGACGAGTGCGACAAGATGCTGGAGTCGCTGGACATGCGGCGTGACGTGCAGGAGATATTTAGGAACACGCCACACGGCAAGCAGGTGATGATGTTCTCCGCCACGCTCAGCAAGGAGATCAGACCCGTCTGCAAAAAGTTCATGCAGGACCCCATGGAGGTTTACGTTGACGACGAGGCCAAGCTGACGCTGCATGGCTTGCAGCAACATTATGTGAAGCTCAAAGAAAATGAGAAAAACAAGAAGCTGTTTGAACTTCTCGATGTGCTGGAGTTTAACCAAGTAGTAATATTTGTTAAGTCTGTACAACGCTGCATAGCTTTAGCACAACTATTGACTGACCAGAACTTCCCTGCAATAGGAATACATAGATCTATGACTCAGGATGAACGTCTGTCTCGCTACCAGCAGTTCAAGGACTTCCAGAAGAGGATATTGGTGGCTACAAACTTGTTTGGCCGAGGCATGGACATTGAGCGAGTGAACATCGTTTTCAACTATGACATGCCTGAGGATTCTGACACTTACCTGCATCGCGTCGCCCGTGCCGGTCGCTTTGGTACTAAAGGTCTGGCCATAACAATGGTGTCAGACGAAAATGACGCCAAAATCCTGAACGAGGTCCAAGACCGTTTTGATGTTAACATCACGGAGCTCCCCGAAGAGATTGAATTATCTACATACATTGAAGGCCGATAG